A single window of Nicotiana sylvestris chromosome 5, ASM39365v2, whole genome shotgun sequence DNA harbors:
- the LOC104246920 gene encoding uncharacterized protein gives MWIYIKGKYDIPVAAKRWVFDSIQNAWRKYKNQLFNDHYKPYENDELRMEKRSVDVPESQFRDLLNYWNSDAYKKMSQTNTENRKKLKYPHTAGKRSFARICEAEIKRLQST, from the exons ATGTGGATATATATCAAG GGAAAATATGATATTCCTGTTGCTGCAAAAAGGTGGGTTTTTGATTCGATTCAGAATGCTTGGAGAAAGTATAAGAATCAACTATTTAACGACCATTATAAACCCTATGAGAATGACGAGCTTCGAATGGAGAAAAGGTCGGTTGATGTTCCTGAATCTCAATTTAGGGATCTTCTTAATTATTGGAACTCTGATGCCTACAAG AAAATGTCCCAAACCAATACCGAGAATCGCAAAAAGTTGAAATATCCACACACTGCTGGCAAAAGAAGTTTTGCTCGAATATGTGAG GCTGAAATAAAAAGACTACAATCAACATAA